Proteins from a genomic interval of Nostoc sp. TCL240-02:
- a CDS encoding Uma2 family endonuclease, with translation MVISQSEYYISPEEYLEGEKVSEIKHEYIDGQVYAMAGASDAHVTVSMNVSMLLRNHLRGSGCRVYMLDMKAQIDVINRYFYPDVMVTCDTRDRAFEYFKSNPCLIIEVLSESTEGYDRGKKFASYRHLESLQEYVLISSDRMSVECFRRNEQGQWVLYPYEQEQEVHLASVDFRCAIAEIYEDVLS, from the coding sequence ATGGTCATCAGCCAAAGTGAGTACTATATCTCTCCAGAAGAATATCTAGAAGGCGAGAAAGTAAGTGAAATTAAACATGAGTATATTGATGGACAAGTCTACGCGATGGCAGGGGCAAGTGATGCTCATGTCACAGTTAGCATGAATGTATCTATGCTGTTACGAAACCATCTCCGGGGTAGTGGATGCCGTGTCTATATGTTGGACATGAAAGCACAGATTGATGTTATCAACCGCTATTTCTATCCTGATGTCATGGTGACTTGTGATACACGAGATAGAGCGTTTGAATATTTTAAATCCAATCCTTGTTTAATTATTGAAGTACTTTCTGAGTCAACAGAAGGCTATGACAGAGGCAAGAAATTCGCTAGTTATCGACACTTAGAATCACTACAAGAGTATGTGCTAATTTCATCAGATCGAATGAGTGTCGAATGCTTCCGCCGCAATGAACAAGGACAGTGGGTACTTTATCCTTATGAACAAGAACAAGAAGTGCATTTAGCTAGCGTTGATTTTCGGTGTGCGATCGCAGAAATATATGAAGATGTATTAAGCTGA
- a CDS encoding MFS transporter, translating into MKKPLLPALRSKNYQLFFAGQGISLIGTWMTQLATIWLVYDLTNSPLMLGIVGFSSQIPSFFLAPFGGVFVDRFSRYRTLIGTQVLAMIQSLALAVLALTGVIQVWHIIALSLCQGFINALDAPARQAFVPELVERREDLANAIAINSTMINGARLIGPAIGGLLIARVGTGYCFLIDGLSYIAVLAALLAMKVKPWKNVVTDGNPLQKVKEGFVYAFSFPPIRSILLLSTLVSLMGLQNTILVPVIAEQVLKGGAESLGFLMAASGVGALTGGIYLATRQTILGIGNLIALAPAILGVGLIAFSLSRFLPLSLFTMLFVGLGTILQIAASNTFLQTIVEDEKRGRLMSLYTMSFLGMIPVGNLLGGVLASRIGAPNTLIIDGIACILGSIVFSRQLPALRQIMLPIYELKGIVMSKRA; encoded by the coding sequence CGTGGATGACGCAACTTGCGACGATTTGGCTAGTTTATGACTTGACAAACTCCCCATTAATGCTAGGAATTGTGGGATTTTCGAGTCAAATTCCTAGCTTTTTTTTAGCTCCCTTTGGTGGAGTATTTGTAGATCGATTTTCTCGATATCGTACCTTAATTGGTACACAAGTCTTGGCGATGATTCAATCGTTAGCATTAGCAGTGCTGGCGCTGACTGGTGTGATTCAGGTATGGCACATCATCGCCTTGAGCTTGTGTCAAGGATTTATTAACGCCTTAGATGCGCCAGCTCGCCAAGCATTTGTGCCAGAACTGGTTGAACGCAGAGAAGATTTAGCCAATGCGATCGCCATCAACTCTACCATGATTAACGGTGCTAGATTAATTGGCCCTGCGATCGGAGGTTTACTAATTGCTAGAGTTGGAACTGGCTATTGTTTTTTAATAGACGGTTTAAGCTACATTGCTGTACTCGCCGCTTTATTAGCAATGAAAGTTAAGCCTTGGAAAAATGTGGTGACAGACGGTAATCCCTTACAAAAAGTCAAAGAGGGATTTGTCTATGCCTTTAGCTTTCCACCCATTCGATCGATTTTGTTGCTATCAACTTTAGTCAGTCTCATGGGACTGCAAAACACTATTCTCGTACCAGTTATTGCAGAACAAGTACTCAAAGGTGGTGCAGAAAGTTTGGGTTTTTTGATGGCAGCATCTGGAGTTGGAGCTTTAACTGGTGGGATTTATCTAGCTACGCGCCAAACAATCTTAGGCATTGGTAACTTGATTGCTTTAGCTCCAGCAATTTTAGGAGTTGGTCTAATTGCCTTTTCTTTGTCTCGATTTTTGCCACTTTCTTTATTTACAATGTTATTTGTTGGTTTAGGTACAATTCTCCAGATTGCTGCTAGCAACACATTTTTACAAACAATTGTTGAAGATGAAAAACGTGGGCGATTGATGAGCTTATACACAATGTCATTTTTGGGGATGATTCCTGTGGGTAACTTGTTAGGAGGTGTATTAGCCAGTCGTATTGGCGCACCCAACACTTTAATTATTGATGGGATAGCTTGTATTCTTGGTTCTATAGTTTTTAGCAGACAATTGCCTGCTTTAAGGCAGATAATGCTTCCAATTTATGAGCTAAAGGGCATTGTAATGAGTAAGAGAGCTTAG
- a CDS encoding DHA2 family efflux MFS transporter permease subunit has product MANTGVIRQQAPPERVPLKTWIGVLASMLGAFMAVLDIQITNASLQDIQASLGATLEEGSWISTAYLVAEIVVIPLTGWLSRVFSLRRYLLVNTVLFIFFSICCAWSWNLNSMILFRALQGFSGGVLIPTAMTVVLTTLPQSKQSVGLAAFGFSAVFAPSIGPTLGGWLTENFGWEYNFYINVIPGALMLAGVWYGIKQEKPQINLLKQGDWWGIIAMAIGLGSLQVVLEEGSRKDWFSSALILRLSAIAAIFLAIFFFIELTRKQPFINLRLLFRRNFGLASIVNVSLGVGLYGSIYILPLYLAQIQKYNALQIGEVLIWAGIPQLFIIPLIPKLMQRIDVRLMVAVGVTLFSISAFMNSGMTNETGLDQLRWSQFVRAMGQPLIMVPLTSIATAGLSPKEAGSASGLFNMMRNMGGSIGIASLATLLTNREQFHSNRLGDEISLYNPETQQRIDQMTQYFISKGADLSTAQNQAIASISNIVRREAFVMAFNDCFYFIGIALLLSGLAVLFFKKVKPSGGAVAH; this is encoded by the coding sequence ATGGCTAATACAGGTGTAATTCGTCAGCAAGCACCACCAGAACGTGTACCGCTAAAAACCTGGATTGGTGTATTAGCCAGTATGCTTGGTGCATTTATGGCAGTATTAGATATTCAAATAACTAATGCTTCACTACAAGATATTCAAGCAAGTTTAGGAGCAACTTTAGAAGAAGGTTCTTGGATCTCTACTGCTTATTTAGTAGCAGAGATTGTGGTAATTCCTTTAACAGGATGGTTATCGCGGGTGTTTTCTCTGCGACGTTATCTGTTAGTAAATACTGTATTATTTATTTTCTTTTCTATATGCTGTGCTTGGTCATGGAATCTCAATTCCATGATTTTATTTCGCGCCTTGCAAGGTTTTAGTGGAGGAGTTTTAATTCCCACTGCTATGACAGTTGTATTAACAACTTTACCTCAATCTAAGCAATCAGTTGGGCTGGCTGCTTTTGGATTTAGTGCCGTTTTTGCACCTTCAATTGGCCCAACATTGGGAGGTTGGTTAACAGAAAATTTTGGTTGGGAATACAACTTTTATATAAATGTAATTCCAGGCGCATTGATGCTAGCTGGAGTTTGGTATGGAATTAAGCAAGAAAAACCCCAAATTAATTTACTGAAACAAGGTGATTGGTGGGGAATTATTGCAATGGCTATTGGGTTAGGTTCCCTGCAAGTTGTTTTAGAAGAAGGTAGCCGCAAAGATTGGTTTAGTTCAGCGCTGATTTTGCGCTTAAGTGCGATCGCAGCAATTTTTCTGGCGATATTTTTCTTTATAGAATTAACTCGTAAGCAACCATTTATTAATTTACGACTTTTGTTTAGGCGGAACTTCGGTTTAGCCAGTATTGTTAACGTGTCCCTGGGGGTGGGATTGTATGGTTCAATTTATATTTTACCGTTGTATCTTGCCCAAATTCAAAAATACAATGCGCTACAAATTGGTGAAGTCTTGATTTGGGCTGGTATTCCTCAACTTTTTATTATTCCACTCATTCCCAAATTGATGCAACGCATTGATGTACGGTTAATGGTAGCTGTTGGCGTAACGTTGTTTTCCATTAGTGCATTTATGAACTCCGGAATGACTAATGAAACGGGCTTAGATCAGTTACGCTGGTCGCAATTTGTGCGTGCAATGGGACAACCCCTAATTATGGTACCGCTAACTTCTATCGCTACTGCTGGATTGAGTCCAAAAGAAGCAGGTTCAGCAAGTGGTTTATTTAATATGATGCGGAATATGGGCGGTTCTATAGGAATTGCATCTTTAGCAACTTTATTAACTAACAGAGAGCAATTTCACTCAAATAGATTGGGTGATGAGATATCTTTATATAACCCAGAAACTCAACAGCGAATTGACCAAATGACACAGTATTTTATCAGCAAAGGAGCAGATTTGAGTACAGCACAAAATCAAGCGATTGCATCCATATCTAACATTGTCCGCCGGGAAGCTTTTGTCATGGCTTTTAACGATTGTTTCTATTTTATTGGTATTGCATTATTACTCAGTGGACTTGCCGTTTTATTCTTCAAAAAGGTGAAGCCATCTGGTGGTGCTGTCGCTCATTAA